A window of Nicotiana tabacum cultivar K326 chromosome 24, ASM71507v2, whole genome shotgun sequence contains these coding sequences:
- the LOC107813456 gene encoding serine/threonine/tyrosine-protein kinase HT1-like: MKNSYWFKQTTSNGKRERRLSLGEYKRAASWSKYLVSSGAAIKGEGEEEWSADMSQLYIGSKFASGRHSRIYRGIYKQRDVAIKLISQPEEDRDLAALLEKHFTSEVSLLLRLNHPNIITFIAACKKPPVFCIITEYLPGGSLRKYLQQQEPYSLPLNLVVKLALDVALGMQYLHAQGIIHRDLKSENLLLDEDMHVKVADFGISCLESQSGRAKGFTGTYRWMAPEMIKGKNHTRKVDVYSFGIVLWELITALTPFDDMTAEQAAFAVCQKNARPPLPAACPTAFCKLINRCWANNPNKRPYFEEIVTVLESYAESLEQDPEFFSSNEPPRHHIMWQCLSKCILFKRSTSPRT; encoded by the exons ATGAAGAATTCATACTGGTTTAAGCAAACTACGAGCAATGGGAAGCGGGAGAGACGGCTTTCTTTAGGAGAGTACAAGCGAGCAGCGTCATGGTCCAAGTACTTGGTATCATCAGGAGCAGCGATAAAGGGGGAGGGAGAAGAGGAATGGAGCGCCGACATGTCACAGCTGTATATAGGGAGTAAATTTGCTTCAGGAAGGCATAGCAGGATCTACAGAGGAATTTACAAGCAAAGGGATGTGGCTATTAAACTCATTAGTCAGCCTGAGGAAGACAGAGACTTGGCTGCATTGTTAGAGAAACACTTCACTTCTGAAGTTTCCTTATTGCTTCGGCTAAATCACCCTAATATCATCACT TTCATTGCAGCATGTAAGAAACCACCTGTGTTTTGCATTATCACGGAATACCTACCTGGGGGCTCCCTAAGAAAATACCTCCAACAGCAGGAGCCATACTCGCTCCCTCTCAACCTAGTCGTGAAATTGGCCCTTGACGTTGCACTAGGAATGCAATATCTTCATGCTCAAGGGATAATTCACAGAGATCTTAAGTCAGAAAACCTACTTCTTGATGAGGATATGCATGTGAAAGTGGCAGATTTTGGGATCTCATGCTTAGAATCTCAAAGTGGAAGAGCAAAGGGGTTCACCGGTACTTACCGTTGGATGGCACCAGAAATGATCAAGGGAAAGAACCATACAAGGAAAGTTGATGtttatagttttggtattgttctaTGGGAACTTATAACTGCATTGACACCATTTGATGACATGACTGCGGAGCAGGCGGCGTTTGCAGTCTGCCAGAAG AATGCACGTCCACCATTGCCAGCTGCATGTCCAACAGCATTTTGTAAACTCATCAACCGATGCTGGGCAAATAATCCAAACAAGCGGCCATACTTTGAGGAGATTGTTACCGTTCTTGAAAGTTATGCAGAATCACTTGAGCAagatccagaattcttttcatcAAATGAGCCCCCTCGACATCATATCATGTGGCAATGCTTGTCTAAATGCATATTGTTTAAGCGATCTACTTCTCCGAGGACTTAG